The Piliocolobus tephrosceles isolate RC106 chromosome 10, ASM277652v3, whole genome shotgun sequence nucleotide sequence atggaaaaattgtcctctacaaaaccggtccctggttGGGGACTGATGGTATAGGAGAAGGAGTTTACTTATTTAAGTGTTTTCACAAAGAGTTTGAGGGTAGAACAGTCTAGTCTGCAGCAGGTAAGAGAATATAAGGGTTTAAGTAAATTAGTGGTTTTGAGAAAAGAGAGGAggtagctgggtgcagtgactcacacctgtaatcccagttactcgggaggctgagacaggagaatcacttgaacccaggaggcagaggttgcagtcagccgagatcgtgccactgcactccagcctgggcgacagaacaagactccgtctcaaaaaaaaaagaggtggtaaagaggcagaagaaattagatttcttttttttttttttttttgagacggagtcttgctctgttgcccgggctggagtgcagtggccggatctcagctcactgcaagctccgcctcccgggtccacgccattctcctgcctcagcctcccgagtagctgggactacaggcgcccgccacctcgcccggcttttttttttgtatttttagtagagatggggtttcaccgtgttagccaggatggtctcgatctcctgacctcgtgatccgcccgtctcggcctcccaaagtgctgggattacaggcttgagccactgcgcccggccgaaattaGATTTCATAACTAGTTGGGTGCAGAAAAGCCAGGGATGACAactagagttttgctctgtgggCCTGGTTGGGAATGTCACCATTTGCTGAGTAAGGGAAGACTGTCAGAATTGTGATTGATAGAGGGGGGAGATTTCAGTTTTATATGGATTGGCTCCTCTAGGTAGAGGTTGCTAGGGGGCAGGTGGGCAGGCATGTGTTTCAAGAGAAAGGTCTGGATGAGGTTGCACCAATTAGGTGTGGCCAAAGTAGCTCAGGGAGAATGTGTACCATAAGAAGATAACTGAGGACAGTGGTCAGGGAAATGACAAGAGAAAGCAGGGGAAGAGGTGTTGGAGACTGAGATGGAATCCAAGAAAAGTGAGACAAAATAGAGACGTGTAATTCAcacttaaagaaaaggaaacctcAGAAATGCTTGTCAAGTGACATGTATGAGGGAGATCAAGTAATATTAGatcattgtcttagtctgtttgtgctgctgtaacaagatATCACAGACTTGGCAACTTATAACAGATACTACTTTCTCTcgattctggaggctgagaagttgaagatcaaggtgctggtaaATATGGTATCTGATGAGGTCTgctgcctgttttcttttttctttttttgagacagagtctctgtctgtccccaggctggagtgcagtggcgcaatcttggctccctgcaacctccacctcctgggttcaagtgattctcctgcctcagcctcccaaatagctaggactacagacgtgtgtcaccacccagctttttatttttttatttttttattttttagtagagacggagtttcaccatgttggccacaatggcctcgatctcctgaccttgtgatccacctgtcttggcctcccaaagtgctgggattacaagtgtgagccacagcacctggctctgCTCTCTTCTTTCAAGATGGCACTTTCTTGCTACATCCTTACATGATGGCAGGGGGCAAAAAGAGAAgactgctgtgtcctcacatggccaaAGAGATGGAAGGGCCAGACGGCCCTCTGAAACCTCTTTTAAGAGGGTATTAATCCTATTCCTGAAGGAGagccctcatgatttaatcactATTAAAAgtccccacctcttttttttttttttgaggctgagtccctctgtcgcccaggctggagtacaatggcaatctctgctcaccacaacctctgcttcccgagttcaggtgattctcttgcttcagcctcctggggagctgggattacaggcacatgccaccacacccagctaattggccccacctcttaataccatcacaatggggcttaagtttcaacatgaattttggtggGATGCaatcattcaaaccatagcagtcatAAAAACCTAAATTGAATTTAGTGGTGATGGGCTGtgtgtggtgggtcacgcctgtaatcccagcactttaggaggccgaggtgagcagatcacctgaggtcaggagttcgagaccagcctgaccaacatggcgaaactctgtctctactaaaaatatgaaaattagctgggtgtggtgttgggcacctgtaatcccagttgcatgggaggctgaggcagaaaagtcgcttgaacctggggaatcggaggttgcagtgagccgagattgcgccactgcactccagcctggtgtcagagtgagactacgcctcaaaaacaacaaaaaaagaaaagactggtgGCTACTTTAGCTTGGGTGCTCAGGGAAGGCCCCCACTAAGGAAGTGACATCTAACTCTGAGTTACAATAGCAAGCCAGCCTTGTTAAGAGCAGGTAGAAGATCATCCAGGATGGGAACAGCCAGGGCCAAGGCTGTAAGGCAGGAGAAGTTTGATGCCTTTGTAACCTGGAAGGAAGGTCTTTGTGGCTGGGGGTAGGGAGTGAGAGAGAGGAAAGCAGATGAACACAGGTGGCCAGAGGCCAGATCAGGCTAGGAAACCATGGGGTCCAGGAGAGGGTGTGGTGCTAAGAAAGGGAGCAACATGATCTGCTTAGGATTTCCAAAGACTCTTCTGAGGGCTGAGTAGAGAACAGGTTGTAGGTGGACAAGAGTAGACACAGAAAGGGGGAAACGATGATTAGGTGACTACAGTGGTTCAGACAAGAGGTAGCAGGGATTTTGTGTAGTGTGGTAGAAATGGAGACACTAGTTAGAGTTGGGGGATGTTTGAAGGTGGAGTCCTCTTTTCTAAGAACTAGCGTATGCTTTTCATCTTGGTGATTGTCATTTTGTAGTGTGGTTTATTTTCATTAagtatggttttttgttttgttttcttttgccattttaaccaaATGTTAATGCTCAGTGTCTACTACGTATGAGGTTCTGTGCTAAATCTTTTATTAGGTATTAAAACCTCAcggtggccaggcgtggtggctcacgcctgtaatcctagcactttgggaggctgaggcgggtggatcaccaggtcaggagatcaagaccatcctggctaacacagtgaaaccccatctctactaaaaatacaaaaaaatcagctgggcgtggtggtgggcacctgtagtcccagctacttgggaggctgaggcaggagaatggcgtgaacctgggaggcggagcttgcagtgagctgagaacgtggcactatgctccagcctgggcaacagagcaagactccatctccaaaaaaataaataaataaaaaataaaacctcacaGTAGTCCTAGCCCCAGGTGGTGGTGAATACTGTTATTCTCCTTTGATGGGTAAGGATACCAAGGCCCAGGAAGGGCTAATTGGAGACCAGGTGGCACTCCTGGTCAGTGTAGAGCCCGGACTTGAAACCAGATAGTCTGGTCTATGTGCATTTTCCTGGCCTGTGTACTCTATGTAGTCTCTGGATGCAGGTTGAGGATTTCTTAAGAGGCAGAGATTCTAGGATCCTCGATCTTGAAATGTAGAGCAAAATGTAGAGTGGGTGGATAGTGCCCAGTGTACCCAGAGAAGGCTCTGAGAGATAAGCTGTTGGTCTCCAgggaataatctttttttttttttggagacagagtcttgctctgttgcctaggctggagtgcagtggcacccactgcaatctctgcttcccaggttcaagcaattcttctgccttagcctcccaagtagctgggactacaggtgtatgctgccacgcctggctaattttttttttttttttttttttttgtattttagtagagatggggttttactgtgttgcccaggctggtcttaaactcctgagttcaggcaactgaaccgcctcagcctcccaaagttctgggattacaggcatgagccaccacgcccggcctccaggGAATAATCTTAATGTCCATTAATGGTGAATGATGAAAtgtgatggaatactattcagcaacaaaaggaacaaactatCGATATGTGCTATGACAAGTATAAACctcattatgcaaagtgaaagaaaccagacacacaAGACTAGATACTATGTTATCCCATTTATATGGCAAACACAAGCATATACATATACTAGCAATGCCCCTTCTTGTTTTAACACGAAAGCCAGCTTTCTGTATGTACTATTCTTCCCCTTGTCATCATCACTAAGAGTATATATTGATCATTGTATTATACCAATACTGGTGCATAGAGGTTTGTTCTCGCTTCCCTATCTCTGTCGCCGTTTACTGCTGTATAGGTGGCCATAGCATTTTCAACCAGTTATGTAGTTATAGATATTTGGGTTATAAAAATGCCTCGGTGAACAGCCTTTTCATGtcatttcattgtttctttttctaattttttattccctttttttaGGCTTTCCCCACTTTTCACCTGTGCTGCCTTCTAGGTCATTGCTACTTTTTTGTGTTCCTctttaatttaatcttcatttctgaatttttttcctaatttattctgatatttctcatttcacattttcCAGATGTCTAAGCATCTACCTTCTaggctcttttgttttttataaatctGTCCtctcaaagttttgtttttctgatttcttttacttcattttgAAATGTTGTGTAACAATTTTTATGTGGTCAGATATTTTGGTTATGTTTTTATTGTCTGTCAGAGCCTCATTTGCTTCCTTTTTCCCTCATAATAATGTTTTATTCCCGCTGCCCTCCCAAACCAGCCTATGAAGACGCCATTTGGTTTGTGGCAGGAAGTCCCTGTTTGGAGCTAGGATGAGTCAGGATCTTTCTGTAGCTTTGCTGTTTGAGGGCCCTGCCTCTGTTTTTGTCATGAGGGGCTCAAAACACGGCCTGAACTCTTGGTGCTAAGCCTTGTCAGGAAGCCATTTCTTTTCTACCTCTAACCCTGCATTTCCTGAAGTTAAACCTGCCTTGTTTTCTAATGTGTTTCTCTCACATTTATGTGATATGACCCCTATCTCCTTTTCCCAGAAGTAAATTATGCTCCCTAAAGTAAATTTGCTCTTGAGTCCACAGGTCCCCCCTCTCCAAGAACGAAACAGTTCATGGGATAGGATGAGAAAGCTCCAAGGTCAGGAATCTGTCTTGGGCCAAGGGACTCTTGGCCTGCAACACCTCCCTGGAGCACCCAGGCGGAAGCGGAAGAGTCGCAGAACAGAGAAAGTCCTAGAGTGGCTATTTATTTCCCAAGAGCAGCCAAAAATCACCACGTCCTGGGTGAGCTTCTCATTTGTTTATTCCTagtgttttctttattacttttttttttttttttttttttggtgtggagAGGGATGGAGATCCTTAGGTCAAAGGGTTAAGTTAATCACTCCTCAGTTCAGGtcaagaccccccccccccccactttttttttttgataccaggtcctgctctgtcgcccagactggagtgcagtggtgcaatcataactcgctgcagcctcaaactccaggctcaggtgatcctccagcctcagcctcttgagtagctgggacagcaggcaggtaccaccatgcctggctgatgttttttatttttagtagagagaaggtctccctatattgctcaggctggtcatcaactcctgagctcaagtggtccccctgcctcagtctcccaaggtgctgggattacagtcatcagccactgtgcctggcctgtggccCTTTTATCATTGGTTCATGTAAGGTCCTTTCTgcctttatttatatattctcttattttctcataCTCAATGTCCATCTCCTTCCCCATCCCTAAAaagttattttgtgttttatttgtatcctgttttcaaaaaaatgtgtgtttacaaaatatgtattctggaagcttgttagaaatgcagagtaTCAGAGTTCACCTCAATGCTGTTAATATAAGACtcttcattttaacaagattcaGTGATTcatgcacattaaagtttaaaACACACTTTATATGAAGCCTATATTCAAATTTTTACCTGGGGTGCTTGTTTTACTTCCAATATTGGCTTGCTTTTTTACTCTCTTAATGCTTACTTTTGATGAACAGGTATTTCTAACTTTTACTGAGTGTGTAttgcacatttttttctattattgctAATGACTTTTGtgtcctatttttttcttatcctaaGCTCATAaagatctttttctttgttactttATTACCTTACCTTTAACTTTTAGATTTACCGTACGTTTAGGATTGAGTtcaaatccatgaacacagggtCCCCCcattatttagatctttgatttttaaaagtcagtgttTATAGTTTTGAGCATACAGATCCTACACAGATATTTTAGATTTATATGTAAGTTCTTTCTGTTTCGTTGTTGCTGTTGTAAACAGTATcactatcttaatttttttttttttttgaggagttttgctccgtcactcaggctggagtgcagtggcacgatctgggctcactgcaccctccacctgctgggttcaagcagttctcccgcctcagcctcctgagtagctgggactacaggtgtgcactaccacaccatttttagtagagacagggtttggccatgttggccaggctggtttcaaactcctgacctcaagtgatccacctccctcggcctcctaaaatgctgggattacaggtgtgagccatggcaccagCCAGTTTCTTAATTACAAAATCAAATGATTTATTGTTGTTATATAGACATATAGCCAACTTTTATGTATTTACCatgtatcctgtgaccttgctaCGTTCACTAGTTAGTTCTAGGAACTTTCTtagattttttggtatttttctttgtaaacagTCATGTCATCTTAATCTTTTTGTTGACATCGTCAGTTTCCTTCTTACTCTCTCTGTAAAAAAggacagttttgtttctttccaatCTATATGATGTTAACtgcaaattttattctttttttttcttttttatttttttattttattttatttttttttttttgagacggagtctcgctctgtcgcccgggctggagtgcagtggccggatctcagctcactgcaagctccgcctcccgggcttacgccattctcctgcctcagcctcccaagtagctgggactacaggcgcccgccgagtagctgggactacaggcgcccgccacctcgcccggctagatttttgtattttttagtagagacggggtttcaccatgttagccaggatggtctcgatctcctgacctcgtgatccgcccgtctcggcctcccaaagtgctgggattacaggcttgagccaccgcgcccggcctcttttttattttttttgagatggagtctcactctgtcacccaggctggagtgcagtggcaccatcttggctcactgcaagctccgcctcccaaattcacaccattctcctgcctcagcctcctgagtaggtgggactacaggtgcccaccaccatgcctggctaattttttatatttttagtagagatggggtttcactgtgttagccaggatggtctcgatctcctgacctcgtgatgcacccgcctcggcctcccaaagtgctgggattacaggtgtgagccaccgcgcctggcccaaattttattcttttaatagatatataattattaattaaacttatctatttgtttgtttgttgttttgagatggtgtctcagtctgtcgcctaggctggaatacagtggcacgatcttggctgattgtaacctctgcttcccgggttcaagtgagtctcctgccttagcctcctgagtagctaggactacaggtgtgtgccaccatgcccggctacttttttgtatttttagtagagacggggttttactgtgttagccaggatggtcttgttctcctgacttcatgatctgcctgccttggcctcccagagtgctgggattacaggcgtgagccatcctgGCCcgtttttctgttcttgagtaagtttggtaatttgtgtcttccaAGGAATATGTCCTTTTCATCTAACTTACCAAATTTATGTGCATAGAGTAGTTCGTCTTTTCATGTCTGTGGGTTCAGTAATGATAACTTCTTTTCATATATGATACTTGCCATGTatgtcttctctttttgttttgacgtaagttttcatttcattcGTATAAATACCTAGGGCGTagttgctggattatatggtaagacTGTTTAGATTTGTGAGAAGTTGCCAAACTGGCTTCCAAAGAGACTCTGCCacttttcattcccaccagcaatgaataagagttcctgttgctccatatcctctccagcatttggtggtcagttttttggattttatccattctaatagatgtgtagtggtgTCTTACTTTTGTCCggatttgcaattccctaatgacatatgccATTGAGCACGCTTTGTATGCTCATTTACCATCTGTATATTTTCATGTCTAGGTCTTTTATCCCACAGAGTGGCTGCTACTTACGGCAGTTACCTTTTTAGTCCATAAAGttttaatgtgtcttttcttctAGGTACCTATAGTaacctttcacagattctacctGACCCTGTCAAATAGCATTGCTTACTTCTTCCTTTGTGCGCATGTTGTAAtctgtgttcttttattttaacttcattgACTTCCAGTTGCATTTGCATATGTAGCTTTCCTTCCTTGTGCAGTGCTGAATGCTTCTTGGGGGCAGGactctatttcattcatttttatattcctgGCACCTAGAGGTCGGTAACTGTATTGCAGATGTAGGAGTGATCATTCGAACTTCTTTGTCTGACTGTCCTGCCTTTAGTACTGAATGTCGCATGTCTGAGAATCCTTGTGTAGATGGTTTCTAGGATAGCTTAAAACTTTAAAGAGAGTTTATCGCATTTGTTAAAGGGAGTTTATCGTAGTTGTcaaatgttaaatgaaagatGACTGatttatggccgggtgcagtggctcacacctgtaatcccagcattgtgggaggcccaggcgggcagatcatgaggtcaggagatcgagaccatcctggctaacacggtgaaaccccatctctactacaaatacaaaaaattagccaggcatggtggcggcgcctctagtcccagctactaaggaggctgaggcaggagaatggcatgaacccgggaggtggagcttgcagtgagccaagatcacaccactgcactccaggctgggcgacagagcaagactccgtctcaacgaaaaaaagaaaaagaaagatgactgATTTAATGCACATTGATGCATGTTTTCAGTACAATTTTTGTTCTCACAAAGTTGAACATAAGTAATAGACACCCTAAGCAGCTAGTTTTCCACAAACCTAGTAAAATAACTTGAGATTGGATGAGAGTATTGTATTTCAGGGACCATTGTCATTCATGGATGTGTTTGTGGATTTTACCTGGGAGGAGTGGCAGCTGCTAGACTCAGCACAGAAGTGCCTGTACAGGAATGTGATGTTGGAGAACTATAGCAACCTGGTGTCCCTAGGTAAGTGCTGCTTCCCTGAGGAGGTGTGTGCTTGATCTCCAGGCTTCTTCTTGGTTGCTGAAAACTGGAGGCCTTCTGTGAAATACTTAGTGATTTTGGACTTAGATTTTAAGGCCAGATTTTCTTAGTTCCCTGTTGGCAGCAGAGTATGCCAGTTGAATGGTCTTTACTTTGCCAAATTGCAACAAGGCAGCTTCATCATGCTAACTCCAAATCATATCTTCCCCATTCTTCAGAATCTCTGAATCCCAACCTGTTTGTTCCAGGTTGTCTGTGATTTTCTGTTCATAGGGTATCAACACACCAAACCTGATATCATCTTCAAGTTGGAACAAGGAGAAGAGCTGTGTGTGGTGCAGGCCCAAATTCCAAATCAGTCCTGTCCAAGTGAGTGATGGAGACaaatcttttcctctttattcagAATTAGCATGAATTCTAATGTGATGTGCTCCTCTTATTTGTACTTTGCCTCACGTATTACCAtgcgctctttttttttttgtttttgtttgagacagagtttcactctgttgcccaggttggagtgcagtggcatgatctcggctcgctgcatcctctgtttcctgggttcaagcagttcttctgcgtcagcctcctgagtagctgggattacagttgtgcgccaccacgcccagctaatttttgtatttttagttgagacggggtttcgccatgttggccaggctggtctcgaactcctgacctcaagtgatctgcctgcctcagcctcctgaagtgctgggattacaggcatgagccaccacgcccagccttaccATCCATTCTTAATCTTCTGGTGGGCGTCCTTATTTGCCTCCTTACTCTGTCTTGGTGATAGACTCACTTCATTATGCATTTTAGCAAGCCTTTCCTCTTTACTTCACTTGATGTGACTCTCAtactccttctctttcctttctatattttgaaaattacgtTTAAATCCCTTACACATAAATTCAACAGCCACAGTCCCgtcttccttctttttgaaaCCTGTTAGTAGATTCTACCCCTTTTATGCTTCTCTATgctattggttttttttttttttttttgagacagagtgtcactctgtcgcccaggctgtagtgcagtggcacgatctgggctcactgcaagctctgcttcccgggttcacgccattctcctgcctcagccttccgagtagctggaactctaggcgcccgccaccaagcctggctaattttttgtctttttagtggaggcagggtttcaccatgttagccaggatggtcttgatctcctgacttcatgatccacccacctcagcttttcaaagtgctaggattaccggcgtcagccaccgcgcccagccttgctAATGGCTTTAACATTATCACTCTGTACCTTCTGAGCACATTCCTTTGTCATTTGATAGTGTCCATGATCCTGCAGTGACACCTGTTGATCCTGCTCTTGTGCTGCATGACGAAGCACTTTTTCCCTTCATGTTCTACTGGGCTTCTCTTGTTCTTCTGAATCCAAGGGGTCTTTATTCTTCATTTCCCTCATATAGTGTAACTTTTAAAAGGCTCAcatattagctgagcatggtggtgtgcacctgttgtcccagctccttgggaggctgaggtaggaggattgcttgagcccaggaagttgatgctgcagtgaactatgattgtgccagtagactctggcctgggtgatagcgagatctcatctcaaaaaaagaagacttctgtctgagtccat carries:
- the ZNF268 gene encoding zinc finger protein 268 isoform X5 codes for the protein MVNPVAVGGKEPQLREWQAALVPRTRPLWVWGLLGERFLLCALSSSIPYVLSPPARHTKLTVGMATRVRTASIWVPPLQERNSSWDRMRKLQGQESVLGQGTLGLQHLPGAPRRKRKSRRTEKVLEWLFISQEQPKITTSWGPLSFMDVFVDFTWEEWQLLDSAQKCLYRNVMLENYSNLVSLGYQHTKPDIIFKLEQGEELCVVQAQIPNQSCPILKAGKSKAKVLAGLVSGEGLLCASKMTPCCCILWRHSLEN